One Coturnix japonica isolate 7356 chromosome 20, Coturnix japonica 2.1, whole genome shotgun sequence genomic window carries:
- the SAMD10 gene encoding LOW QUALITY PROTEIN: sterile alpha motif domain-containing protein 10 (The sequence of the model RefSeq protein was modified relative to this genomic sequence to represent the inferred CDS: inserted 1 base in 1 codon) yields MRGGRDGAALVTAGXRALAYIPPPAGMQQGRPSLCCVASVRGSQGAPEPAAAAAAHFSFCRSLLEHTVSAENLSYRLQRSPGTSLTWHDGRSQRGEGSRAIKLLRQPGTEGSQGRGCDHYGIYHTSPTLGSLTKPVVLWSQQDVCKWLKKHCPHNYLIYVEAFSHHAITGRALLRLNGEKLQRMGIAHEAQRQEVLQQVLQLQVREEVRNLQLLSQDCTNTVNRAALGWTVHRRYET; encoded by the exons AtgaggggaggaagggatggagcgGCGCTGGTGACAGCCG GCCGAGCGCTCGCGTACATCCCTCCTCCCGCCGGGATGCAGCAGGGCCGCCCGTCCCTCTGCTGCGTCGCCAGTGTCCGCGGCTCGCAGGGCGCACCTGAGCCAG CTGCTGCCGCTGCCGCTCACTTCAGCTTCTGCCGCAGCCTCCTGGAGCACACGGTGTCAGCTGAGAACCTCAGCTACCGCCTGCAGCGCAGCCCCGGCACCAGCCTCACCTGGCACGACGGGCGCAGCCAGCGCGGGGAGGGCAGCCGTGCCATCAAACTCCTTCGGCAGCCGGGCACAGAGGGCTCACAG GGCCGTGGCTGTGATCACTATGGCATCTATCACACCAGCCCAACGCTGGGCAGCCTTACCAAGCCAGTGGTGCTGTGGAGCCAGCAGGATGTGTGCAAATGGCTGAAGAAGCACTGCCCGCACAACTATCTTATCTACGTGGAGGCTTTCTCCCACCACGCCATCACAG GTCGGGCGCTGCTGCGGCTCAATGGGGAGAAGCTGCAGCGTATGGGCATTGCCCACGAGGCGCAGcggcaggaggtgctgcagcaggtcctgcagctccaggtgcGCGAGGAGGTCCGgaacctgcagctgctcagccaaG ATTGTACCAACACTGTGAACCGAGCAGCTCTGGGATGGACTGTGCATCGCAGATACGAGACCTGA